One window of the Nitrospirota bacterium genome contains the following:
- a CDS encoding molybdopterin-dependent oxidoreductase, with amino-acid sequence MKLDRREFLQTTGVAAATLSLSQFTVTSCERKAALPPALKHTGNWEDAMREKWSWDKTVFVTHPQDCYPGNCSWVGYLKNGVFWREEQTGRYPVVDPTTPDWNPRGCQKGCMYSRVTYGGERLKFPMKRVGPRGSGQWKRISWDEALTEVADAIIDAAENVGPESVVVDEQPGQGGAFPHGVYPPLRFAAILGGTMLDANGIINDYNIGQYMTFGKFHGVSSQDDWFKAELTLIWLMNPVYTRIPGYHFVSESRYNGGEVWTIAPDFSPSAGHADYYVPVKIGTDAALALGVARVLIEEKLYKADFVREQTDLAFLVRKDTRRFLRQSDLKKGGSDEQLYFWDGATQSLSAAPRKKLSLGKVVPELEGEHLVKLADGTEVAVTPVFEILKQKLNAEYDLDKVHSITGIHPDVIRDLARKMAAKRTNILVGWCPPKIYHGDLIERAMCLCLGLTGNWGRKGTGVRGWTVLADASIYSMPIREGGKGAFKETLTEVKRLVSLLKRKDPSMTDEMAHIDIENIMAKLVGQVPPAFFWYYHAGYREVWNTKEWGDTSMKRTFDEYLQEAVDKGWWEDYVRPRQDIPPQVYILCGSNTLRRTRGGPKRLLENLWPKLKMVVAVDVRMSTSAMYSDIVLPAAFFYEKTQMHSITSPHIRFWAFADKAIDPVHESKNEWDIFALLAKKVSDRARERGKEEYRIRQMVDVDKVIDSFIPPGILGKIGNRLFHERISKQFREFYGPTRKFESVYKRFTANGYYTDGESEKIFGDALEIFTEGGMVAKDTDLAKLRKDGFVKYTGLGHTPHGQNVATDVKPDETVNPFSWHTEKKIPYPTYARRAQFYIDHPWFIEGGEELPTHKVPPKAGGDYPFIMTSGHLRWSIHASNVANELALALHRGEPFMFINAMDAKEKDIEDGEYVHVQNDIDHFTIQAKVSALPRRGQVIVYHAWDPYQYKDWKSYDTAIPGMVKWLHLAGGYGHLKFWVWNWQPVQSDRHVFVDIRKASVV; translated from the coding sequence TTGAAACTCGACCGCCGCGAATTTCTCCAGACCACCGGCGTGGCCGCCGCCACCCTGTCCCTCTCCCAGTTCACGGTCACCAGTTGCGAACGCAAGGCCGCGCTCCCTCCGGCGCTCAAGCATACGGGCAACTGGGAAGACGCCATGCGCGAGAAATGGTCGTGGGACAAGACCGTTTTCGTCACGCACCCCCAGGATTGCTACCCCGGAAACTGCTCCTGGGTAGGCTACCTCAAGAACGGCGTGTTCTGGCGCGAAGAGCAGACCGGCCGGTACCCGGTGGTGGACCCCACCACGCCCGACTGGAACCCACGCGGCTGCCAGAAAGGCTGCATGTACTCCCGCGTCACCTACGGAGGCGAGCGGTTGAAGTTTCCCATGAAACGCGTGGGTCCCCGCGGGAGCGGCCAGTGGAAGCGCATCAGTTGGGACGAGGCGCTCACCGAGGTGGCCGACGCCATCATCGACGCGGCCGAGAACGTTGGGCCGGAATCCGTCGTGGTGGACGAGCAGCCGGGCCAGGGCGGCGCCTTCCCGCACGGCGTGTATCCCCCGCTCCGCTTCGCCGCGATTCTCGGCGGAACGATGCTCGACGCGAACGGAATCATCAACGACTACAACATCGGCCAGTACATGACTTTCGGGAAGTTCCACGGCGTCAGTTCACAGGACGACTGGTTCAAAGCCGAACTCACGCTCATCTGGCTCATGAATCCCGTCTACACGCGGATCCCGGGCTACCATTTCGTGTCGGAGTCCCGTTACAACGGCGGGGAAGTCTGGACCATCGCTCCGGACTTCAGTCCTTCCGCCGGCCATGCGGACTACTACGTTCCCGTCAAGATCGGGACCGATGCCGCGCTGGCCTTGGGCGTGGCGCGAGTGCTCATCGAAGAGAAACTCTACAAAGCGGATTTCGTTCGCGAGCAGACGGACCTCGCGTTCCTCGTGCGAAAAGACACCCGACGTTTCCTGCGTCAAAGCGATCTCAAGAAAGGCGGGAGCGACGAACAGCTCTACTTCTGGGACGGAGCAACCCAATCCCTGTCCGCCGCGCCCCGGAAGAAGCTGTCCCTCGGCAAGGTGGTGCCGGAACTCGAAGGCGAGCATCTCGTGAAGCTGGCCGACGGGACGGAGGTCGCCGTCACGCCCGTATTCGAAATCCTGAAACAGAAGCTCAATGCGGAATACGACCTCGACAAGGTCCACTCGATCACGGGAATTCATCCGGATGTGATTCGCGATCTCGCACGCAAGATGGCCGCGAAAAGGACAAACATCCTCGTCGGCTGGTGCCCCCCGAAAATCTACCATGGCGATCTCATCGAGCGCGCCATGTGTCTCTGCCTCGGGCTTACCGGAAACTGGGGGCGCAAAGGGACCGGCGTGCGCGGCTGGACCGTGCTGGCCGACGCCTCTATCTACAGCATGCCGATACGCGAGGGCGGCAAGGGCGCATTCAAGGAAACGTTGACGGAAGTGAAGCGACTGGTCTCGCTGCTGAAAAGGAAAGATCCGTCGATGACCGACGAAATGGCCCACATCGATATCGAAAACATCATGGCCAAGCTGGTCGGTCAGGTCCCGCCCGCCTTCTTCTGGTACTACCACGCCGGCTACCGCGAAGTGTGGAACACCAAGGAATGGGGCGATACTTCGATGAAGCGCACCTTCGACGAGTACCTCCAGGAAGCCGTGGACAAAGGTTGGTGGGAGGACTACGTCCGCCCGCGGCAGGATATCCCTCCGCAGGTCTACATCCTATGCGGATCCAACACTCTTCGCCGCACGCGCGGCGGCCCGAAACGGCTGCTCGAAAACCTCTGGCCCAAACTCAAGATGGTTGTCGCCGTCGACGTCCGCATGTCCACGAGCGCGATGTATTCCGACATCGTCCTTCCGGCGGCGTTCTTCTACGAGAAAACCCAGATGCACTCGATCACCAGTCCTCACATCCGGTTCTGGGCGTTTGCGGACAAGGCGATCGATCCGGTGCACGAGTCGAAAAACGAGTGGGACATCTTCGCGTTGCTCGCGAAGAAGGTCTCCGATCGGGCGAGAGAGCGCGGCAAGGAGGAGTATCGCATCCGGCAGATGGTGGACGTCGACAAGGTCATCGACTCCTTCATCCCGCCCGGTATCCTCGGCAAGATCGGCAACCGGCTGTTCCACGAGCGAATCTCAAAGCAGTTCCGGGAGTTCTACGGGCCCACTCGCAAGTTTGAAAGCGTGTACAAGCGATTCACGGCAAACGGGTACTATACCGACGGGGAGAGCGAGAAGATTTTCGGGGATGCCCTCGAAATCTTCACCGAAGGAGGGATGGTCGCCAAGGACACGGACCTCGCCAAATTGCGGAAAGACGGCTTCGTGAAATACACGGGCTTGGGCCACACCCCCCACGGGCAGAACGTGGCGACGGACGTCAAGCCGGATGAGACCGTGAACCCGTTCTCGTGGCACACGGAGAAGAAGATCCCCTACCCGACGTATGCCCGGAGGGCACAGTTTTACATCGACCATCCGTGGTTCATCGAGGGCGGTGAAGAACTCCCGACCCACAAGGTCCCGCCCAAAGCCGGAGGGGACTATCCGTTCATCATGACCAGCGGTCACCTTCGCTGGAGTATCCACGCCTCGAATGTGGCCAACGAACTGGCCCTCGCCCTGCACCGGGGCGAGCCGTTCATGTTCATCAACGCGATGGATGCGAAAGAGAAGGACATCGAGGACGGCGAATACGTGCACGTCCAGAACGACATCGACCACTTCACCATCCAGGCCAAGGTCAGCGCCCTGCCCCGGCGCGGGCAGGTGATCGTCTATCACGCATGGGATCCGTACCAATACAAGGATTGGAAAAGCTACGACACCGCGATTCCGGGAATGGTGAAGTGGCTTCACCTGGCGGGAGGCTACGGTCACCTCAAGTTCTGGGTGTGGAATTGGCAGCCCGTCCAATCGGACCGGCATGTTTTCGTGGACATCCGCAAAGCGAGCGTCGTTTGA
- a CDS encoding 4Fe-4S dicluster domain-containing protein: MVIDLNKCIGCQTCTVACKTLWTDEEGQRHMFWNSVNTQPGRGTPKDWETMGGGFDADGKARSGKLPSIEDFGEAPKYDYDKVFYQGKGAGEYLHPPKKPKWMFNWDEDQGAGEFPNSYFFYLPRLCNHCTYPACAEACPIKAIYKRKEDGIVLVDQGKCRGYRYCMEACPYKKIYFNYVTLTANKCIFCFPRLEKGVANACARQCPGRVRFVGYLDDTAGPIHKLVNEWKVAIPLHPEYGTEPNIYYVPPIGPARVGQNGNFDTTQARIPIEYLQSLFGPNVSETLAIVQAEMDRRRKGEKSELMDILIGWRWPDDFFKPFTNDPVTAKGGVPS, translated from the coding sequence ATGGTGATCGACCTGAACAAATGCATCGGATGCCAGACCTGTACCGTCGCCTGCAAGACGCTGTGGACCGACGAAGAAGGCCAGCGCCATATGTTCTGGAACAGCGTAAACACACAGCCGGGCCGCGGCACGCCGAAGGATTGGGAAACCATGGGCGGTGGGTTCGACGCAGACGGAAAAGCGCGATCGGGAAAACTCCCATCCATCGAGGATTTCGGCGAGGCGCCCAAATACGACTACGACAAAGTCTTCTATCAGGGCAAGGGCGCGGGTGAGTACCTCCACCCGCCGAAAAAGCCGAAATGGATGTTCAACTGGGATGAAGATCAAGGCGCGGGTGAGTTTCCCAACTCCTATTTTTTCTACCTCCCGCGGCTCTGCAACCACTGCACCTACCCCGCCTGCGCCGAGGCCTGCCCCATCAAGGCGATCTACAAGCGCAAGGAAGACGGAATCGTGCTCGTCGATCAGGGGAAATGCCGAGGCTACCGCTACTGCATGGAAGCGTGCCCGTACAAGAAGATCTATTTCAACTACGTGACGCTCACGGCGAACAAGTGCATTTTTTGCTTCCCGCGCCTCGAAAAAGGAGTGGCGAACGCCTGCGCGAGACAGTGTCCCGGACGGGTTCGATTCGTGGGCTACCTCGACGACACGGCCGGCCCCATTCACAAGCTGGTCAACGAGTGGAAAGTGGCGATCCCACTGCACCCGGAATACGGGACTGAACCCAATATTTACTATGTACCGCCGATCGGTCCGGCTCGCGTCGGGCAGAATGGAAATTTCGATACCACCCAAGCGCGCATCCCGATCGAGTACCTACAATCGCTCTTCGGGCCGAATGTCTCCGAGACGCTGGCGATCGTCCAGGCCGAGATGGACCGCCGCCGCAAGGGTGAGAAATCGGAGTTGATGGACATCCTCATCGGCTGGCGATGGCCCGATGACTTCTTCAAGCCGTTCACGAACGACCCCGTGACGGCGAAGGGAGGCGTGCCCTCTTGA
- a CDS encoding TetR/AcrR family transcriptional regulator — MGRNAEQNKEMRARTRSKILDAAREVFGDKGFDASRIEDIAQVAQVAKGLFYEHFKNKEDIVRQFALQVGNEIFQNISSVLESQSFADPRSVFRSAIEAYFSTIDRNRNLALFFAREGRSVSVGLGRVIHLMFDRLESLAYGQFERGLREGLLRPALHYGLIARALTGLLEQAGHYYLTHPDLTREQAIQSLVEFSVGGVAQTNGAHA; from the coding sequence ATGGGGAGAAACGCAGAGCAGAACAAGGAAATGCGGGCAAGGACGCGCAGCAAGATCCTTGACGCCGCGCGCGAAGTCTTCGGGGACAAGGGGTTCGACGCATCCCGAATCGAGGACATCGCCCAGGTGGCCCAGGTCGCCAAGGGCCTGTTCTACGAGCACTTCAAGAACAAGGAAGACATCGTCCGCCAATTCGCTCTCCAAGTGGGAAACGAGATTTTCCAGAACATCAGCTCCGTTTTGGAGAGCCAATCCTTCGCCGATCCGCGTAGCGTTTTCCGCTCGGCCATCGAGGCGTATTTCAGCACGATCGACCGCAATCGGAACCTCGCCCTTTTCTTCGCGCGCGAAGGGCGAAGCGTAAGCGTGGGACTCGGCCGCGTCATTCATCTCATGTTTGATCGGCTCGAAAGCCTCGCCTACGGCCAGTTCGAGCGCGGCCTTCGGGAAGGCCTTCTCCGGCCGGCGCTCCACTACGGCCTGATTGCACGCGCGCTGACCGGACTCCTCGAACAGGCCGGCCACTACTATCTCACCCATCCCGATCTCACGCGGGAACAAGCCATACAGTCACTGGTCGAATTCTCCGTGGGCGGAGTCGCTCAAACGAACGGAGCGCACGCGTGA
- a CDS encoding metal-dependent hydrolase — protein sequence MKASGLSVTYLGHGTMLFQTSSGKRILIDPWVQGNPGCPEDKKKLERVDLVLITHGHFDHIGDAVAIAKEHSPTVVGIYETCAWLESKGVQKLSGMNKGGSQIVEGVKITMVHADHSCGILDDGKIIYGGEAVGYILKFENGPTVYHSGDTAVFGDMALIAKLYKPQIACLPIGDFYTMSPYEAGFAVRMIKPKTVIPMHYGTFPVLIGTPDALRKEIKGVKGVKVLGLKPGESSAYNR from the coding sequence ATGAAGGCGAGTGGACTTTCGGTTACGTATTTGGGGCATGGAACGATGTTGTTCCAGACGTCGAGCGGCAAGAGGATCCTCATCGATCCGTGGGTCCAGGGAAACCCGGGGTGTCCGGAGGACAAGAAGAAACTTGAACGGGTAGACCTGGTCCTGATCACGCACGGTCACTTCGATCACATCGGCGATGCCGTGGCCATTGCGAAGGAGCACAGTCCGACCGTGGTGGGGATCTACGAGACGTGTGCGTGGCTGGAAAGCAAAGGCGTGCAGAAACTTTCCGGGATGAACAAAGGCGGATCGCAGATCGTTGAGGGTGTGAAGATCACGATGGTTCACGCCGATCACAGTTGCGGTATCTTGGACGATGGGAAAATCATCTATGGTGGTGAGGCGGTCGGCTATATCCTGAAGTTTGAGAACGGCCCCACGGTTTATCACTCCGGCGACACGGCGGTGTTCGGCGATATGGCGCTGATCGCGAAACTGTACAAGCCGCAGATCGCGTGCCTCCCGATCGGTGATTTCTACACGATGTCGCCCTATGAAGCGGGTTTCGCCGTGCGGATGATCAAGCCGAAGACGGTGATCCCCATGCACTACGGCACGTTCCCCGTCCTGATCGGCACGCCGGACGCCCTGCGCAAGGAGATCAAGGGCGTGAAAGGCGTCAAGGTTCTCGGCCTCAAACCCGGCGAATCCTCGGCGTATAATCGGTGA
- a CDS encoding FG-GAP repeat protein, translating to MNPPGIHDTLTGSAGAVGPWLSVWVFKDSSLTVQIGSGIGQEDGSFPAIDIGDNQADSWNKVYVVAADAIFVKSPATTMINDVTPPNTGITSSPPYSTNLTYANLYFTATQTGSTFQCKLDAQSYAVCTSPASYSGLGVGTHRFYVKATDVAGNMDATPAIKSWTIDLTPPNTTMTSFPPSPTNQTTAAFSFSSNESGSSFRCRMDSAASYSVCSSPKTTSNLAAGVHTFYVYAVDRAGNSDATPASYSWTIDLTSPDTTLSATDGFSVLSSGEITTSTFVQFTFGSTESSSFFCQLDIGTPAPCGSPVEFTVSQGAHAFSVYAVDQAGNNDPTPAGITWTVDTPPTVRLLTAPPPWTNTAEATFAFSASEEGCLFECALDTESFSPCVSPFPSPAQSDGNHAFHVKATDTGGAVSPTVHHTWSVDTVVPDTLMTPDPPLTTGPDATFGFVSSEPSTSSFECSLDGGLYRACVPAASYTFLPAGSHAFSVRARDLAGNVDPMPASHAWTVDVERPSFGGVISATAISASMMALSWEPATDNLSPSDRISYRICQSSFSGDCGSNFVATATAPSGATSYSQEALMASTSYFFVVRAVDEAGNEDWNVNEVTARTLAAPGSLLMTLNGDRAGGNFGTAGTVLGDIDGDGKDEFAVSQPGSWDGSGQVFVYSWADPMASPSGLDLRYQIPNPGNSRAFGDMVQGGGDVNGDGTPDLLISGRWDTEGGDSVYVHSGRDGSLLFRLQSPALDDGFGWSAAILDDLDRDGHAEVLVGAPRAYDMFGRAGLAYLYSGADGTLLRAPCNMAYSETEFGYSVSAIGDVDGDGTGDYAIGAPRDLSDGPSPNRTGVVWVFSGAEGNLLYHKTGTNDLERFGHVVSGGFDLKGDGSPDLVVASSQWGNVTLHALSGRDGSVLWQKTDVALPISISRDLNGDGFADILIRSNALSGVDGSWLFNMPMPVPSIQPMMGDADFGHFVSPAGDVNGDGFTDVLIGAPGTTVASPWGNLDFAGAAYVFTGGRP from the coding sequence ATGAACCCCCCGGGGATCCACGATACGCTCACGGGATCGGCCGGCGCGGTGGGACCCTGGCTGTCGGTCTGGGTCTTCAAGGATTCCTCGTTGACGGTTCAAATCGGATCCGGCATCGGACAAGAGGATGGTTCTTTCCCCGCCATCGACATCGGGGACAATCAGGCCGACTCGTGGAACAAGGTCTATGTGGTTGCGGCGGACGCGATCTTTGTGAAGAGCCCGGCAACCACCATGATCAACGATGTCACCCCTCCGAATACCGGTATTACGTCGAGTCCGCCATACTCGACCAACCTCACGTACGCAAACCTCTATTTCACCGCCACACAGACCGGGTCAACGTTCCAGTGCAAGCTGGATGCTCAAAGCTACGCCGTTTGCACCTCGCCGGCGTCCTACTCGGGTCTCGGCGTGGGAACGCATAGGTTCTACGTCAAGGCCACCGACGTGGCAGGGAACATGGATGCGACGCCGGCAATCAAGTCTTGGACGATCGACTTGACCCCGCCGAACACTACGATGACGTCCTTCCCGCCGAGCCCGACCAACCAGACCACGGCGGCCTTCTCATTCAGTTCGAACGAATCCGGATCGAGTTTCCGCTGCCGAATGGATTCCGCGGCCTCTTATTCGGTGTGCTCTTCGCCCAAAACCACCTCGAACCTGGCCGCCGGAGTGCACACCTTCTACGTCTACGCCGTCGATCGCGCCGGCAACTCGGATGCCACGCCCGCGAGCTACAGTTGGACGATAGACCTCACGTCTCCCGACACGACCCTGAGCGCCACCGACGGTTTTTCCGTGTTGAGCTCGGGTGAGATCACCACGTCGACGTTCGTCCAATTCACTTTCGGCAGCACCGAATCCTCATCCTTCTTCTGTCAACTCGACATTGGCACGCCCGCCCCGTGCGGCTCTCCCGTTGAATTCACCGTCAGCCAGGGAGCCCACGCGTTCAGCGTCTACGCCGTTGACCAGGCGGGAAACAATGACCCGACCCCGGCCGGCATTACCTGGACGGTCGATACCCCTCCGACGGTCCGGCTGCTGACGGCCCCTCCGCCGTGGACAAACACGGCTGAAGCCACGTTCGCGTTCTCCGCCTCGGAAGAGGGCTGCCTGTTCGAATGTGCACTGGACACCGAATCCTTCTCACCGTGCGTGTCGCCTTTTCCCTCGCCCGCCCAATCGGATGGCAACCATGCCTTCCACGTGAAGGCGACCGACACGGGCGGCGCCGTGTCCCCTACCGTGCATCACACCTGGTCGGTGGATACGGTCGTTCCTGATACCCTCATGACTCCTGATCCCCCCCTGACGACGGGACCCGACGCGACGTTCGGATTCGTCTCGTCCGAGCCGAGCACGTCGTCGTTCGAATGCTCCCTGGATGGGGGGCTGTATCGGGCGTGTGTGCCCGCCGCGTCCTACACCTTCCTGCCCGCGGGGAGCCACGCGTTTTCGGTCCGCGCGCGCGACCTCGCCGGGAACGTGGATCCCATGCCCGCCTCGCATGCGTGGACCGTGGATGTGGAGCGGCCGAGTTTCGGAGGAGTGATTTCTGCGACCGCCATTTCGGCGTCCATGATGGCGCTTTCATGGGAGCCGGCAACGGACAACCTCAGCCCATCGGATCGGATCTCGTACAGAATCTGTCAGTCGTCTTTCTCCGGCGACTGCGGGTCGAATTTCGTCGCCACGGCCACGGCCCCCTCCGGCGCCACGTCCTATTCCCAAGAGGCATTGATGGCCTCAACGTCCTACTTCTTCGTCGTTCGCGCCGTGGATGAAGCCGGGAACGAGGATTGGAATGTCAATGAGGTCACGGCCCGCACCCTTGCTGCGCCCGGCTCGCTGCTCATGACCCTGAATGGCGATCGCGCCGGCGGGAACTTCGGCACGGCGGGGACGGTTCTGGGCGACATCGATGGGGATGGCAAGGATGAGTTCGCCGTGAGCCAGCCCGGTTCCTGGGATGGGTCGGGCCAAGTCTTTGTGTATTCCTGGGCGGACCCGATGGCCTCGCCAAGTGGACTGGACCTGCGCTATCAGATCCCGAATCCGGGCAATTCCAGGGCTTTCGGCGACATGGTGCAAGGGGGTGGGGATGTCAACGGGGACGGCACGCCCGACCTCCTCATCTCGGGGCGGTGGGATACCGAAGGCGGTGACAGCGTGTACGTACACTCCGGTCGCGATGGCTCGCTGCTGTTCCGGCTGCAATCGCCCGCCTTGGACGATGGGTTCGGCTGGTCGGCCGCGATACTTGACGATCTCGATCGAGACGGCCATGCCGAGGTTCTGGTCGGCGCGCCCCGCGCCTATGACATGTTCGGGCGGGCCGGCCTCGCCTACCTTTACTCCGGAGCCGACGGCACACTTCTGCGTGCGCCGTGCAACATGGCGTACAGCGAGACCGAATTCGGGTACTCCGTGTCAGCGATCGGCGACGTGGACGGCGATGGCACGGGCGACTACGCCATCGGTGCGCCGCGCGACCTTTCGGACGGTCCCTCGCCGAATCGGACCGGTGTGGTCTGGGTATTCTCCGGGGCGGAGGGCAATCTGCTGTACCACAAGACCGGGACGAACGACTTGGAGAGATTCGGGCACGTCGTCTCCGGCGGTTTCGATTTGAAGGGGGATGGCTCACCGGACTTGGTGGTGGCTTCCTCCCAGTGGGGAAACGTCACGCTTCATGCCCTCTCGGGTAGGGACGGATCGGTGCTGTGGCAGAAGACCGATGTCGCCCTGCCCATCTCCATCTCTCGCGACCTCAACGGCGACGGCTTTGCCGACATTCTGATCCGATCCAACGCCTTGTCCGGCGTGGACGGCTCGTGGCTTTTCAACATGCCGATGCCCGTCCCATCGATTCAGCCCATGATGGGAGATGCGGACTTTGGGCACTTTGTGAGTCCGGCCGGCGACGTGAACGGTGATGGCTTCACGGATGTCCTCATCGGCGCGCCCGGTACGACGGTTGCGTCCCCATGGGGCAATCTGGATTTCGCCGGCGCCGCCTACGTATTCACCGGGGGCAGGCCATGA
- a CDS encoding FG-GAP repeat protein, with protein MKRRMSVIFGLVLLLAGCAEDDNPNGQLEAQLESRPVQVSEEAKPENIVPPPVIEVRPEPKGVVQEITPPVTEPTPEVSQPSQPAAEQPVESRQPVVVPPVEAVVASSVAQATNGTTAISALPAPETGSTIQCSVDGGPWAECKSSDTLSLAEGTHSLSVRAIDAEGKVRTLAATFTWIVDTTPPETSLTSDVREATNKTSATFTFASPDATATFECSVDGGPYASCASPVTVNAVEGSHTHSARATDPAGNTGAPASVKWTVDMTPPTFDGLREATAVSSVRADLSWNPGPEADAVYHVCRSAVAGACASAFTSSYVTAPGESSYSITGLTPFATYFFLVRAEDPAGNVDSNEVEKSARTHLVPTLAYQVDGEAEFDGLGWDVSLMSDLYGDGIPEILAGAPGENSPIGVEYAGAVYVLSGADGSVLLTTCGTQVSGQLSYVFSPGDLNGDGLADYGASEWSGRAEKVTRMFSSRDGSVLAARKRDSWMPAQYDVAPLGDVDGDSKVDCAWGHTGFDETAGTYVGGVEVGPCLGGREADLYTLRSEQAGDLFGTVIASAGDVNGDGRPDLLVGAPYSDVEFVPGVGRVYLFSGADGSLVLKINGSQTIGKLGSAIASLGDVDSDGVPDFAAGIPGATVEGQRGVGRVCVYSGKNGRTKFCVDGEIASKRYGETLTAIGDLDGDGLRELAVTVLTTKADEKDRVDIRSGKDGRRLLTLNRPEVETSFGQAIASGDLNADGKPDLVIGAPNAKPNGLQGAGSVYVYIAQ; from the coding sequence ATGAAAAGACGAATGAGCGTGATTTTCGGATTGGTGTTGTTGCTTGCAGGTTGTGCGGAGGATGACAATCCCAACGGCCAACTGGAAGCGCAACTTGAAAGCCGGCCGGTGCAAGTATCGGAAGAGGCGAAACCGGAGAATATTGTTCCACCCCCGGTGATTGAAGTCAGGCCGGAGCCCAAGGGAGTTGTCCAGGAGATCACTCCTCCGGTCACGGAGCCGACGCCCGAGGTTAGTCAGCCATCTCAGCCTGCTGCGGAGCAGCCCGTGGAGAGCCGTCAGCCCGTGGTCGTGCCGCCGGTTGAAGCCGTTGTGGCGAGCAGCGTGGCACAAGCGACAAACGGAACCACGGCGATTTCGGCTCTCCCTGCCCCCGAAACCGGCTCCACCATACAGTGTTCAGTGGACGGGGGTCCGTGGGCGGAATGCAAGAGTTCGGACACGCTGAGCTTGGCCGAAGGGACTCATTCCCTTTCCGTCCGGGCGATCGATGCAGAAGGGAAGGTAAGGACTCTCGCGGCCACGTTCACGTGGATCGTGGACACGACCCCCCCCGAAACGAGCCTGACAAGTGATGTGCGGGAAGCGACGAACAAGACATCGGCCACGTTCACGTTTGCGTCTCCCGATGCGACGGCGACGTTCGAGTGTTCAGTGGACGGTGGTCCATACGCCTCCTGCGCATCTCCGGTCACCGTGAATGCCGTCGAAGGATCTCACACGCATTCCGCTCGCGCGACCGATCCTGCCGGGAACACCGGGGCGCCTGCCTCCGTCAAATGGACCGTGGACATGACACCGCCGACGTTCGACGGCCTGCGCGAGGCAACAGCCGTCTCGTCGGTCCGCGCCGATCTCTCCTGGAATCCCGGGCCGGAAGCGGATGCTGTTTATCATGTTTGCCGGAGTGCCGTGGCGGGCGCCTGCGCCTCGGCATTTACGTCCTCGTACGTGACTGCTCCCGGTGAGTCGAGCTATTCCATCACGGGCCTTACCCCGTTCGCCACCTATTTCTTCCTCGTGAGAGCGGAAGATCCCGCTGGGAATGTGGATTCGAACGAGGTCGAGAAGTCCGCGAGAACGCACTTGGTCCCAACCTTGGCTTACCAGGTGGATGGAGAGGCGGAATTCGACGGACTGGGTTGGGATGTATCCTTGATGAGCGATCTCTACGGCGACGGCATCCCCGAGATCCTAGCCGGGGCCCCGGGGGAGAACTCCCCGATCGGGGTGGAATATGCGGGGGCTGTCTATGTCCTTTCGGGTGCGGATGGGTCGGTTCTTCTCACAACATGTGGGACCCAGGTGTCGGGACAGCTGAGCTATGTCTTTTCGCCGGGCGATCTGAACGGTGATGGGCTGGCCGACTACGGCGCCTCTGAATGGAGTGGACGCGCCGAGAAAGTGACCCGGATGTTCTCGAGCCGGGATGGCTCCGTATTGGCGGCCAGGAAAAGAGACAGCTGGATGCCGGCGCAGTACGACGTCGCACCCTTGGGGGACGTTGATGGGGATTCGAAGGTGGACTGCGCGTGGGGACATACGGGGTTTGATGAGACGGCAGGCACCTATGTGGGGGGGGTGGAGGTGGGGCCCTGCCTTGGCGGACGGGAGGCTGACCTATACACGCTCCGAAGCGAGCAGGCCGGCGATTTGTTCGGGACAGTGATTGCCTCGGCAGGCGACGTCAACGGCGACGGCAGGCCGGACCTGCTCGTGGGAGCTCCATATAGTGACGTGGAATTCGTTCCAGGGGTCGGACGAGTGTACTTGTTCTCCGGTGCGGATGGATCCCTCGTCCTGAAGATAAACGGCTCTCAGACCATAGGCAAACTTGGTAGCGCTATCGCTTCGTTGGGCGATGTGGACTCCGACGGTGTTCCGGACTTCGCCGCAGGAATACCTGGGGCGACGGTCGAAGGTCAGCGAGGGGTGGGGCGTGTCTGTGTCTACTCCGGCAAGAACGGCCGGACAAAGTTCTGTGTGGATGGCGAGATCGCTTCCAAGCGGTACGGGGAGACTCTCACGGCCATCGGCGATCTTGATGGGGATGGTCTACGCGAGCTTGCCGTGACGGTGTTGACGACTAAAGCGGACGAAAAGGATCGCGTAGACATCCGATCGGGCAAGGACGGTCGCCGACTGCTCACGCTGAACCGTCCCGAGGTGGAGACAAGCTTCGGTCAGGCGATTGCCTCGGGCGATCTGAACGCTGACGGAAAGCCAGACCTCGTCATTGGCGCCCCGAACGCGAAACCGAACGGACTGCAAGGGGCCGGAAGTGTGTACGTCTACATTGCGCAATAG